The Coffea arabica cultivar ET-39 chromosome 9c, Coffea Arabica ET-39 HiFi, whole genome shotgun sequence nucleotide sequence TTCCTGGATTTAATCACTCACTACAACATCTGGATTCACATGGACTATAACATGGTTAAAGAACTTGCTGCCATTACCATTGTTGGCAATGTGCCAAAAAGCAAATCAACAACACTATTGCACTGTCTGTTACCTCCTCACTGAATATCTTGTACTTTAGACTGGTGGTTCCACCATATGTTTGTAAAGCTTCAATTTCGGCACCAGATTCTTTCAATTGAATTAGTTCTTTCCTTAATCCTTCGTCAGTACATCCCAATGCATAGGCATTTACACCAGCACCAATGAACTCCTACAATTACCATTCTAACATCTTATTACAGGAAGCAAATAACTTCATCTCGTGGGagaaaaagcaacaaagaaataaatatacTTTTAAGTTGTCACCTCCTCCGCGCTCCACAAAACTCCGGTAACGCCTGAACAAGCTGATTGCTATATTACGTGATGAACGGTATTCATCGTCAGGTGAAACAGAGTCTTGTAAATGGCACTGAAATGATTACATAAGCAATCACATGAAAGAACCAACATAGTCAGAAAGGACAATTAGTTGAAAAAGTTTGTGTGTTCCCCTTATTAAGGGAAAGAATGCACAACTTAATGCTTACCAGCCATATCTTTGAAGGATTCTGGTATGAGAGGTGATGGACTTTAAGATGAGTAAAGAAATCCCGAGAAAAGGAGCAATTTTGTATTCTTTTAGTAAAAGGGTCCCTTGGAGAGTTAGCAGAGCTGACACTACTGCTCAAGGGATTTAGAAGCCTAAGCTTTCCAGATGCGGTTTCATTCAGTAAATTTGAGTCCAAATAAGCGTGGCAGTTGTTATACATTCCCAGATTGTGAACCGTCAACATGGTTGAACCATGACAGTTTATCTTCAATCAGTTCCAAACACTCAATCATAAGTTATATGCTAAATTAAGAATAAGAGAACAGTACAATAACCAAATTCCAAAACAAGTTCTTTATGCTTTTAGCATTCAAGCATACTCAAAACTAGTCACAAAGATCCGACTGAACAAGTGCAAACACTTTTAAGCAAACAAAAAAGAGACTAGAAGTTTCATTATAGCAGGTTCCCAGGTTTCTGCTTATGTGAGCTACACCTGTTAATATATTTGCTTCCAACTTTTACTAAATCTATGGAACTATACACTTCGATAAAAAACTACATCCATCTTAGAGATGGATAAAACATTAGCCTTGCTCATATAATATGTTGTGAAACTTTAATCAGTTCCAGTTGACCGAAAGACCCTATCATCATATCAGATACCCCTGCAGTATTAGGGAAAAAGTTACAAGCTTTACATAACTGAAGCTTCATTATGCTTAACATTCTGCAAATAAGAGATTTCAATTATCTAAGTTTCATAATTTTCATAAACATTGAACTTTGGAAACAGCAACAATGAAGTGAATGAATACATAAACCCTGCAACTAGTCACACAAATGCAAGTCAAGATGGCACCTATATTCATATAGACCAAAACCAGAAAACCATTGCAATTTGCTGCAGCAAATGTAACTTTAAAATTATCGGTAAAGTCATCctttaaaatttagaaaaactaAACGTAACAAAAGAACTTTgggggaaagagagagagaaaccaTTTCTCTGTTAGTTGGACAGCACCCCAGAAAGAATTCGAAGAGCATGGTGATTAAAACAAGgaaattcatcatttttcaaACACAGGATAAAAAATGTTATGCTGATTCTAGCTTCTTTTTCGAGCTCACCTTTTAATAAAGCTTGACAAGATATAAGTATGGCCTACTGAGTACAATCATCAGTAGTAAAACAATGATCACACATGATTCTTGGCTTTAATTCATAGTTacagaataaaaaaaaagcacttTTTTTGAGAAACACATACCTTTAGGCTTTATCAGGTTTTAGATGATCTCATCTGCCAAATACAGAAATAGATTTTCCAATGTAAAGCTTAGTACAAAGACAGCTGAATCCAAATAAAAAATGAGGTTAATAGCGATCAGAAAATCGAGATTTAAACGAGCAAAATATATGTAGATGCAAGGAAAGATGCTGCAAGGAAGTTGAAGAAATATCTAAGGTAGAACCTCAAGGAGAATTATATGGGGGCCACAAATTTCGTGAATGGCTCTCAAAACTTCTTCATTTGAATCACCTAGAAGGCTCTTTTCAGAAGTGGCGGAAATTTCTGGCTATTGACCAATGGCCTTTCCTAACCTTGGTGTTTTCTGCGCTTCGTTTTGCAAGGCAAAGTGACTAAATGATCCAACGTTGTCGCTTTCGTGTAACGTGTTTTACTTTTGTTAGGCTTCAGGATTGAATGCCAGCAGCACATATTTAtttcttcaaaaaattaaaatttccaaaaaaaattatgtaaactcatccttttctttttgtcctCTTTTAAAAGCTCGATCACTTTTTCTCAGAGTTTATAGAGTTGTCAATATTGCACTCCATTCTCCTTTCTAGCAAGATGAAACTAGAAAAAATTGAGAACACAGAGCTGATTGGAAGAAAAGCAAGTTTGGGATTGGGacaaacccaaaaaataaataaataaataaaacattgATTGAAACAAATGAAATATGAAAAGGGCAATGTCCAAATGGcacatatttaaaatttggggaaaaaaaaaaggttaaaatggCATATAACATgtgaagtattttttttttttcaacaaacgatatcattttataaatattaacaCTTGACCTTACACAGAGTAGTTACAAAAAGGGGATACTACCCTCATCTCTGTCCTAGCTAAATCAGTCAGCCATATTGGGAAATCATTCTCCCATTCAATATCATGTACAAGCTTCACAGCATATTGTGCTAAATGATGGCTGATTTGATTTTCAGTTCTAGGTATAAACACAAAGGAACATTTTTCAAAAGCTAGACTTAGTTCCTGCACATCTTCTAAGATAGTTGCAGTCAAGTAGTCATATTCCTTGCGTTTTGTAATCTGCTCAACCACTGATTTGCAGTCTGTATGGACTATAATTTTTGTCCAACCTGCTTGAGTAGCCATCAGCAGAGCATTTCTCACTGCCCGAGCTTCCACTTCACTTGCCGATCCCTTTCCCTGTGTGACAATTCCCTTTGCCTTCAAAATCTGTCCTTTCCAATTCCTTGCTACTATGCCTTGTCCAGTCCTAACTCTTTTAGCTGATATTGCAGCATCAGTATACAACCTTATCTCTCCCTTTCCTGTCCGCACCCTCCTGGTAGGTAAGTCATCATGCATCCTCCCTGTACTCTCTAGCTGGTCTGTATTCCTAACCTGTTCAGACTCAAGCCATTCATCTTGTGCTTTCCTGACAATTCTTACTGGATCCTGGTTaacattttcaaaaaaatttttgttcctAGCTTTCCAAATTTGCCAAAGGATATTAATCGTAAGACCAACTCTCTCCTGCCCTTGACTCAGTGCCAGCGATTGTGTGACTTGTTCCCACCATAACCAAAAGTTATATTGCATATCCATTAGTCCATCCCACCTGACCGGTGCAAGCTTCCATGATTCCACAACTTTGTCgcagaagaaaaacaaatgctCAATGGTTTCCATGTCTTCCCCACAGCATCCACATCTGCCTTCCCCTCTGTGTAGCCTTTTCGATAGTTGTTCATTGACTGGCAGGCAGTTTTGTAGGCACTTCCACATGAAGTGTTTCAGTTTGGCTTTCACTTTCAAATGCCATAACTGCTTCCACACATTTCGCTTTCGTATCTCCCAACTTGTTTCTGCATCTTGGCCTGTCCTTGTACCTACCTTTCCTTCCTGTTGCCTTGCTACAGCATAACCAGATTTCACATTATAAATTCCAGATTTGGAATGCCCCCATACCAACCTATCCTTTCTTCTTCCTATACTTGTTGGAATTCCTTTTATGTGCTCAGCATCTTTTGTGCTAAACCACTTCTGAAGcaattcatttttccatttcccTGCCTCTATCAGCTCACTCACCCATTCCAACTTGCATTCCACAGGTTTTGTTGTTGAAACAAAGCCAGTATCAGAGCCAACTATCCATCTGTCCCGCCACACACTGACTGACCTCCCATCTCCAATTCTTTTCCAAAGACCATCACACAGAAAAGAGGCTGCACTATGATTACTCTTCCAACACCATGAGGCAGAAGAGACCGGATTCTTATCCATCCATTTTTCATCTCTCATATACTTCGCCTTCATTAccttacttactaacaaatttGGAGCCATTAAGAATCTCCAAATTTGTTTTGCTAGTAAGGCAGTATTGAAGGCCTCCAAGTCTCTAAAACCTAAACCTCCTCTTCCCTTAACTTCCGATAGCTTCTTCCAGCTTGCCCAATGTACACATGTGTCCTTTTCTCCCTTCCCCCACCAGAATCTCGCAATTTTACCTGAGATTTGTCTACACAAACCCCTTGGAAGTCTAAAGCAAGCCATCACATATGTTGGCATAGCCATAATCACAGATTTGACCAGAATTTCTTTCCCACCTTGACTCAAGAGTTTTTGTTTCCAACCTTGCAACTTATGTCTGATTTTGTTCTGCACAAATGCAAAGACCTGAGTCTTCGATCTTCCTATTACCATTGGGAGTCCCAGATAGGTTCCATTCCTAGCCTCTTCAATGTTATGTAATTCCACCCTCACTCCTTTCTTTCTTCGGTCAGTGGTATTTTTACTATAAAAGATAGCTGACTTTTCAAAATTTACCACCTGTCCAGATGCTTGACCATATTTTTCCAAGATGTTTTTGACCTTCCTCGCCTCCTGCTTGGTTGCTTGGCAGCATAGTAGCGAATCATCTGCAAAAAAGAGGTGAGAAACCATCGGACTATCCTTGCATATTTTGATCCCTGTTATTTCCTTGTTCATCATCGCTTTGTGGATCAAACATGAAAGGCCTTCTGCACATATAATAAACAGGTACGGTGATAGAGGATCTCCTTGCCTAAGCCCTCTACTCGGTTGAATATAGCCTACCTTTTGCCCATTTAAGTTGAAGGAGTAAGTCACAGTAGATAGGCAAGACATGATCCATCTAACAAAAATAGGACAAAACCCCATTTTCATCATAACTCTCCCCACATACTTCCATTCGACTCTATCATAAGCTTTGGATATGTCCAGTTTAAGAGCCATAAATCCTATCCTTCCCTTTCtcctatttttcaaaaaatgcaaGATTTCGTGTGCAACTACTACATTATCCAGAATTTGACGGCCTGGGATAAAAGCGGACTGAGAGGGACTAATACAATGATGCAGGACCCCTTTCAATCTATTAGCTATAATCTTAGAGATAATTTTATACATGACATTGCACAAGCTTATAGGTCTAAAATGCACTACCGATTCAGGAGTATCCACTTTTGGAATCAAAGAAATAATAGTGTCATTCACAGCTTTGAGCAAATGGCCAGTATGAAAAAAACTCTTAATAGCTTCTACCACATCACTCTTAATAATATCCCAATAGTGTTGAAAAAATAGAGGAGACATACCATCCGTCCCCGGTGCTTTATTAGGGTGCATCGAGAACAAAGCT carries:
- the LOC113708600 gene encoding uncharacterized protein isoform X1; its protein translation is MLTVHNLGMYNNCHAYLDSNLLNETASGKLRLLNPLSSSVSSANSPRDPFTKRIQNCSFSRDFFTHLKVHHLSYQNPSKIWLCHLQDSVSPDDEYRSSRNIAISLFRRYRSFVERGGGDNLKEFIGAGVNAYALGCTDEGLRKELIQLKESGAEIEALQTYGGTTSLKYKIFSEELDECILWLSIIFITILCTPQPTIVRWSSTPPVSEDMMLHWKGFCAIIANAYFVRGMAWLPVKTLQLEQMAVVGYAEEPSVVASRMRLVFSTLETISSYKEITH
- the LOC113708600 gene encoding uncharacterized protein isoform X2, which encodes MLTVHNLGMYNNCHAYLDSNLLNETASGKLRLLNPLSSSVSSANSPRDPFTKRIQNCSFSRDFFTHLKVHHLSYQNPSKIWLCHLQDSVSPDDEYRSSRNIAISLFRRYRSFVERGGGDNLKEFIGAGVNAYALGCTDEGLRKELIQLKESGAEIEALQTYGGTTSLKYKIFSEELDECILWLSIIFITILCTPQPTIVRWSSTPPVSEDMMLHWKGFCAIIANAYFVRGMAWLPVKTLQLEQMAVVGYAEEPSVVASRMRLVFSTLEVVSPQWPRG
- the LOC113708600 gene encoding uncharacterized protein isoform X3 is translated as MLTVHNLGMYNNCHAYLDSNLLNETASGKLRLLNPLSSSVSSANSPRDPFTKRIQNCSFSRDFFTHLKVHHLSYQNPSKIWLCHLQDSVSPDDEYRSSRNIAISLFRRYRSFVERGGGDNLKLDECILWLSIIFITILCTPQPTIVRWSSTPPVSEDMMLHWKGFCAIIANAYFVRGMAWLPVKTLQLEQMAVVGYAEEPSVVASRMRLVFSTLETISSYKEITH